In a genomic window of Flavobacteriales bacterium:
- a CDS encoding SUMF1/EgtB/PvdO family nonheme iron enzyme, whose amino-acid sequence MRPVLRLLFLFGPLLCGWSAVGNNITVTQPMLVDFNSVAGTVDARFTVSWQNSWRVSTAPGNWDAAWVFLKFRVGTADPTRTGVSSTGTTLNVGSTALLRVGMPLVKTAGTGTLAANTVITAIPNGTQVTVSAAPTVALSGASVRFIRIWEHARLATDASHLAPAGSTIRTGLLNPAAAYNATTNYGVGAFIYRSANGTGTFTANNVELRWNLGTQGLSGGPIEVCAFGHEMVYVTAGSFRVGDGGSNVTFGRFYTQPNQSSTFFIATEAAITVGAANGNLNYSTSTFYQPGDGLGPIPAAFPKGTTPFYCMKYELTQADYVAFLNRLTRQQQDSRTATALPAATTAVTNRFVMSNSAASLNRNGVRCNAAVAANDPIAFYCDLNGNGIGNEAADGQWLACNHIRWSDLSAYLDWSGLRPMTELEFEKACRGPLTPVPNEYAWGTATIAATAYTITNAGTANEQVGTGYSAGGNAAYSTTVAALNGPVRVGIFPHHASNSGRTTSGAGYFGALNLSGNLSELTITVGRPMGRSFTGIHGNGVLTHSGMHDTVTWPTGPVGGYDRGWGERGGSAQDAAGWTTTSFRHEAAEGQADNATGFIGGRGVRTMP is encoded by the coding sequence ATGCGACCTGTCCTTCGTCTTCTCTTCCTGTTCGGCCCACTGCTATGCGGGTGGTCCGCCGTGGGGAATAATATCACCGTGACCCAGCCGATGCTCGTGGACTTCAACTCGGTGGCCGGCACGGTGGATGCCCGCTTCACCGTGAGCTGGCAGAACAGCTGGCGCGTGAGCACGGCCCCTGGGAACTGGGACGCAGCATGGGTCTTCCTCAAGTTCCGGGTCGGGACCGCTGATCCCACCCGCACCGGCGTGAGCAGCACGGGCACCACCTTGAATGTGGGCAGCACGGCCCTGCTGCGCGTGGGCATGCCACTGGTGAAGACGGCGGGCACCGGCACCCTGGCGGCGAACACGGTGATCACCGCTATTCCGAACGGCACGCAGGTCACGGTGAGCGCAGCGCCAACTGTTGCACTCTCCGGTGCATCGGTCCGCTTCATCCGCATTTGGGAGCACGCGCGCCTCGCAACGGACGCGTCCCACCTCGCACCTGCAGGCAGCACCATTCGCACAGGGCTGTTGAATCCCGCGGCCGCCTACAACGCCACCACCAACTACGGCGTGGGCGCCTTCATCTACCGCAGTGCCAACGGCACGGGCACTTTCACGGCGAACAATGTGGAGTTGCGGTGGAACCTCGGCACGCAAGGGCTCAGCGGCGGCCCTATTGAGGTGTGCGCCTTCGGGCACGAGATGGTGTACGTGACTGCGGGGAGCTTCCGGGTGGGGGATGGCGGATCCAATGTCACGTTCGGCAGATTCTATACGCAGCCGAACCAGAGCAGCACGTTCTTCATTGCCACAGAGGCAGCAATTACCGTGGGGGCGGCGAATGGCAACCTCAACTATTCAACTTCCACCTTCTATCAACCTGGAGATGGGCTGGGGCCCATACCTGCGGCATTCCCAAAGGGCACAACCCCATTCTATTGCATGAAATATGAGCTGACCCAAGCCGATTACGTGGCCTTCCTGAACCGCCTTACGCGGCAGCAGCAGGATTCACGTACAGCTACTGCATTGCCAGCGGCAACCACCGCTGTCACGAACCGATTCGTCATGTCGAACTCGGCCGCATCATTGAACCGAAACGGTGTCCGGTGCAATGCCGCGGTGGCAGCGAATGACCCGATTGCCTTCTATTGCGACTTGAATGGCAATGGCATAGGGAATGAGGCCGCCGATGGACAATGGCTGGCTTGCAATCACATCCGCTGGTCCGACTTAAGCGCTTATCTCGATTGGAGTGGATTGCGACCCATGACCGAACTGGAATTCGAGAAAGCCTGTCGAGGACCACTGACACCGGTGCCGAACGAGTATGCTTGGGGAACTGCGACAATAGCTGCCACAGCCTACACCATAACAAATGCCGGGACTGCCAATGAGCAGGTTGGTACGGGCTATTCCGCGGGAGGCAATGCTGCTTACTCGACCACAGTTGCCGCATTGAATGGCCCTGTGCGAGTCGGCATCTTTCCGCATCACGCCTCGAACAGCGGGCGCACCACATCAGGCGCCGGTTACTTCGGTGCACTGAACCTTTCCGGCAACTTGAGCGAGTTGACCATTACGGTTGGTCGTCCAATGGGGAGATCATTCACCGGCATTCACGGGAACGGTGTGCTCACGCATTCCGGAATGCACGACACCGTTACTTGGCCCACTGGTCCGGTGGGCGGCTACGATCGGGGCTGGGGAGAACGCGGAGGATCGGCTCAGGATGCCGCCGGCTGGACAACCACCTCCTTCCGGCACGAGGCTGCAGAGGGTCAAGCGGACAACGCGACTGGATTCATTGGCGGCCGAGGCGTACGCACCATGCCATGA
- a CDS encoding CHAT domain-containing protein produces MRAIAALVLGCCAFATRAQSDPLAARHARINALYEAESYAELIAEIDAQVAAAPGTAYADSLHRYLYKYGRAHRKLKDAAAGTAAAERLYALVKQRGKAANELEALFDLSWTYYDAGEMKQCARVDSIAVTVADRDPAIPLGQRGRARQYLAFDYSVLGDHRNSAKWALAAIAQYEEADSIPPAQWAESYTAAGVANWHLGRIREAEAYYKKALESLGERTDEAILMRKVSTYGNLGVLWQNAGDFTRAKLNYHESLRYSDRIISATQDQFTRDEAIVNRSRTYLNLATVYFQAGDDGRARELLDRAWRDRSGVLEADDPQLIAVKERFADLELNAGNLEKAQTLMRDYLASCEKKFGPRSEEYVRAASKLGEILARLDRHAQADSLFALSIAAGKATLDEATDANLAATLLRRARMRVRAGEWMDALADLDQARAIFVNTYDSLHHQVALVDALRAEAAFGAGDWPLANSHATNALRLLGERVQALRASTLPRVFPDPHILPDAFYWKVRSAMALAGAAPEAAQWKTWNEDLDLAMLSLARNKAAVEDEASKLLLVAAQKRLFELALDVAFGSRQAMGSDAAAERFLEVSEASRSTLLKGRLNAFKGLRFAGLPDSVATKEQEIIAGLTISADDEHGAARLLAAEQAYHAFLQRLEREHPAYFALRYGEAAVTIEEARRRLLKPGRALLAFAQTAENLYALALTMERADLVELEAAGLDEQVRALNDAIAERDAEQYISTALALHEQLIAPVSERIAGHELLIIPDGPLHRLNFECLLTAPSTPNGFSEHLLLQRHAIAYLLSATTAVQFAQLARDRSKGMLAIAPGFSDEVKRAYLARVADSSMVDRDYLRYVRQPFAMSTAEGLGSSMRAQLLLGAQATEQGFRAKAEQHGILHLGTHAEMNATNPMYSRLVLSKDGSGADPDADGYLHAYEIYELDLRAQLAVLTACETGTGALDAGEGVRSLGYSFAYAGCPSLVMSLWSIDEQSSSAIIARFYELLADGMPKHEALRRAKLDHLAKAEGELALPFYWAGLVLVGDVDPVNLEGRFPWGFALLALGVAVLALLAFRRLRRG; encoded by the coding sequence ATGCGGGCGATAGCGGCGTTGGTGCTCGGTTGCTGCGCATTCGCTACCCGAGCGCAATCCGATCCACTGGCCGCCCGCCATGCCCGCATCAATGCTCTTTATGAAGCCGAGAGCTACGCGGAGCTCATCGCGGAGATCGATGCGCAGGTGGCAGCTGCGCCTGGTACGGCCTACGCCGATTCGCTGCACCGGTACCTGTACAAGTACGGCCGCGCGCACCGCAAGCTCAAGGATGCTGCCGCCGGAACCGCCGCGGCCGAGCGCCTCTATGCGCTGGTGAAGCAGCGCGGCAAGGCCGCCAACGAACTGGAGGCGCTCTTCGATCTGAGCTGGACCTACTATGATGCGGGCGAGATGAAGCAATGCGCCCGCGTGGACTCCATCGCCGTCACGGTAGCCGATCGCGATCCGGCGATTCCCTTGGGCCAGCGCGGACGCGCGCGCCAATACCTCGCGTTCGACTACAGCGTGCTCGGTGATCATCGCAATTCAGCCAAGTGGGCGTTGGCAGCGATCGCGCAGTATGAAGAGGCCGATTCGATCCCGCCGGCGCAGTGGGCCGAGTCCTATACGGCGGCAGGCGTGGCGAACTGGCACCTGGGGCGCATCCGCGAAGCCGAGGCGTATTACAAGAAGGCGCTTGAGAGCCTGGGTGAACGCACGGACGAGGCCATCCTGATGCGCAAGGTGAGCACCTATGGCAACCTGGGCGTGCTCTGGCAGAACGCGGGCGACTTCACGCGGGCCAAGCTGAATTATCACGAGAGCCTCCGATACAGTGACCGTATCATCAGCGCCACGCAGGATCAGTTCACGCGCGATGAGGCCATCGTGAACCGTTCGCGCACCTACCTGAACCTGGCCACGGTCTATTTCCAGGCCGGCGATGATGGACGGGCCAGGGAATTGCTCGACCGCGCCTGGCGCGACCGCAGCGGGGTGCTCGAAGCCGATGACCCCCAGCTGATCGCCGTGAAGGAGCGCTTCGCCGACCTCGAGCTGAATGCCGGCAATCTCGAAAAGGCGCAAACGCTCATGCGCGATTACCTCGCATCGTGCGAGAAGAAGTTCGGCCCGCGCAGCGAAGAGTATGTCCGCGCCGCCTCGAAGCTCGGCGAGATCCTCGCCCGCCTGGACCGCCATGCCCAAGCAGATTCGCTATTCGCGCTGAGCATCGCGGCGGGCAAGGCCACGCTGGACGAAGCCACCGATGCCAACCTGGCGGCCACTCTGCTCCGACGGGCTCGCATGCGCGTGCGCGCGGGTGAATGGATGGACGCGCTCGCCGACCTCGATCAGGCACGCGCCATCTTCGTGAACACCTACGACAGCCTGCATCACCAGGTGGCGCTGGTGGATGCGCTGCGCGCCGAAGCTGCATTCGGTGCCGGTGACTGGCCATTGGCGAATAGCCACGCCACGAACGCCTTGCGACTTCTCGGTGAACGCGTGCAAGCGCTTCGGGCCAGCACCCTCCCGCGCGTATTCCCCGATCCGCACATCCTCCCGGATGCCTTCTACTGGAAGGTGCGCTCGGCCATGGCGCTGGCCGGTGCAGCGCCCGAGGCTGCGCAATGGAAGACCTGGAATGAGGACCTCGACCTGGCGATGCTCTCCCTTGCGCGCAATAAGGCCGCAGTCGAGGACGAGGCCTCGAAGCTCCTGCTGGTTGCTGCGCAGAAGCGCCTCTTCGAGCTCGCCCTTGATGTCGCTTTCGGTTCTCGCCAAGCGATGGGCAGCGATGCCGCAGCGGAGCGATTCCTCGAGGTCTCAGAGGCCAGTCGCTCCACCTTGCTGAAAGGGCGGTTGAATGCCTTCAAGGGGCTTCGCTTCGCAGGCCTACCCGATTCCGTGGCGACAAAGGAGCAGGAGATCATCGCTGGTCTCACCATCAGCGCCGATGATGAGCATGGGGCAGCCCGGCTCCTAGCAGCCGAGCAAGCCTATCACGCCTTCCTGCAGCGCTTGGAGCGCGAGCATCCCGCCTACTTCGCGCTGCGGTATGGCGAGGCCGCGGTGACCATCGAAGAAGCGCGCCGGCGCCTGCTGAAGCCCGGGCGGGCGCTCCTGGCTTTCGCGCAGACGGCTGAGAACCTGTATGCCTTGGCGTTGACCATGGAGCGCGCCGACCTCGTTGAGCTTGAAGCAGCCGGCCTGGATGAACAGGTGCGCGCGCTGAATGATGCCATCGCCGAACGGGATGCGGAACAATACATCAGTACCGCGCTCGCGCTGCACGAGCAGCTGATCGCTCCTGTGTCGGAGCGCATCGCCGGGCACGAGTTGCTCATCATTCCCGATGGTCCGCTGCATCGGCTCAACTTCGAATGCCTGCTCACGGCGCCGAGCACCCCGAACGGCTTCAGCGAGCATCTCCTGCTGCAGCGTCACGCCATCGCCTACCTGCTCAGCGCCACCACCGCCGTGCAGTTCGCCCAGCTGGCGCGCGACCGCTCCAAGGGCATGCTGGCCATCGCCCCGGGCTTCTCTGATGAGGTGAAGCGCGCCTACCTGGCGCGGGTCGCGGATAGCAGCATGGTGGATCGTGATTACCTGCGCTACGTCCGCCAGCCCTTCGCCATGAGCACCGCCGAGGGACTGGGCAGTTCGATGCGCGCGCAATTGCTGCTGGGCGCCCAAGCCACCGAGCAGGGCTTCCGCGCGAAGGCCGAACAGCATGGGATCCTGCACTTGGGCACGCACGCTGAGATGAATGCGACGAATCCCATGTACTCACGCCTCGTGCTCAGCAAGGACGGCAGCGGCGCCGATCCCGACGCTGATGGGTATCTGCATGCGTACGAGATCTACGAGCTTGACCTTCGCGCTCAGCTAGCGGTGCTCACGGCGTGCGAGACCGGCACGGGCGCATTGGATGCCGGAGAGGGAGTGCGCTCGCTGGGTTACAGCTTCGCCTATGCGGGCTGCCCCAGCTTGGTGATGTCGCTCTGGAGCATCGACGAGCAGAGCTCTTCCGCGATCATTGCCCGATTCTATGAGCTGCTCGCGGACGGGATGCCGAAGCACGAGGCATTGCGTCGTGCCAAGCTCGATCATCTTGCGAAGGCGGAAGGAGAGCTCGCATTGCCCTTCTACTGGGCCGGGCTGGTGCTGGTAGGTGACGTGGATCCAGTGAACCTGGAGGGTCGCTTCCCATGGGGCTTCGCATTGCTCGCATTGGGCGTTGCGGTCCTTGCCCTGCTCGCGTTTCGGCGCCTGCGCAGGGGGTAA
- a CDS encoding T9SS type A sorting domain-containing protein, producing the protein MRKLVAIALCSLASASVAQYIGGTGGGGATNCSSAFAMLPVELLQFTATPSGSDVQLQWATASELNNAGFHVERSADGVRFDVIAEVEGMGTTQQLTSYESVDHSPLPGLSFYRLRQTDHDGTTTLSEMVAVELKTSEAMAYPNPVEDRLTLAGLQPGAIVEMIDPLGRVIHTERSQGQLLTIQAAHWPAGRYTARVVAGSGISTVGIIRH; encoded by the coding sequence ATGAGGAAGCTTGTCGCCATAGCGCTCTGTTCTCTGGCCTCCGCATCGGTCGCCCAATACATCGGGGGCACCGGCGGTGGCGGCGCCACGAATTGCTCATCTGCCTTTGCTATGCTTCCGGTGGAGCTGCTGCAGTTCACCGCAACGCCCTCCGGTTCCGATGTGCAGCTGCAATGGGCCACGGCCAGCGAGCTGAACAACGCGGGCTTCCACGTGGAGCGCAGTGCGGATGGCGTTCGATTCGATGTGATAGCCGAAGTGGAAGGCATGGGCACCACGCAGCAGTTGACCAGCTACGAGTCCGTGGACCACTCACCGTTGCCCGGCCTGAGCTTCTACCGCTTGCGGCAAACGGACCATGACGGGACCACCACGCTCAGCGAGATGGTGGCCGTGGAGCTGAAGACCTCCGAGGCCATGGCCTACCCGAACCCCGTGGAGGACAGGCTCACCCTCGCCGGATTGCAACCCGGCGCCATCGTAGAGATGATCGACCCCCTGGGGCGGGTCATCCACACCGAGCGGAGCCAGGGCCAGCTGCTCACCATCCAGGCGGCGCACTGGCCCGCCGGGCGCTACACCGCGCGCGTGGTGGCCGGGAGCGGCATCAGCACCGTCGGCATCATCCGGCACTGA
- a CDS encoding sigma-70 family RNA polymerase sigma factor, with the protein MVRFSPQVEATAAPSIAEPAWASGLRRNDAATVRALYKQHFPAIRTYVLQNSGTGIDAQDVFQEAMTVLWLKVKEGHLVPDSDPGGFLFRVAKYKWLDQVRSAAHKHMKVVHDDRALDPVADAADDIEEKLARLRGVYDKLDDKCRTVLDKFYFERKDLATIAAGMGVEEESIRTIKYRCMMKLRAFRRTISGEDQQAI; encoded by the coding sequence GTGGTCCGCTTCTCCCCACAAGTGGAAGCCACAGCCGCTCCATCGATTGCGGAGCCCGCATGGGCTTCGGGCCTGCGTCGCAACGATGCCGCCACGGTGCGCGCGCTTTACAAGCAGCATTTCCCGGCCATCAGGACCTACGTGCTGCAGAACAGCGGCACAGGCATCGATGCGCAGGACGTGTTCCAGGAAGCTATGACCGTGCTCTGGCTCAAGGTCAAAGAGGGCCATCTCGTCCCGGACAGCGACCCGGGGGGCTTCTTGTTCCGTGTCGCCAAGTACAAATGGCTGGATCAGGTCCGGTCAGCAGCGCACAAGCACATGAAGGTGGTGCATGACGACCGCGCCCTGGATCCTGTTGCCGATGCCGCTGATGACATCGAAGAGAAGCTCGCGCGATTGCGCGGCGTGTACGACAAGCTCGATGACAAGTGCCGCACCGTGCTCGACAAATTCTACTTCGAACGCAAGGACCTCGCGACCATCGCCGCCGGAATGGGCGTGGAAGAGGAGAGCATCCGCACCATCAAGTACCGCTGCATGATGAAGCTGCGCGCGTTCCGTAGGACGATCAGCGGTGAAGACCAGCAAGCGATATGA